CCCTGCACAACCATTTACACACCAACCTCGGTATCCGCTCGATCCACGCGCCCATGCCCCTTGGATTCGCAGAGAACACACGAGCCTGCCTCGAAGATGTGCGGAGTACGCTGGTGGGTGAACTGAAAACGATCATGGCCGACCGGCACTCCTTCAATAGAGAGGGAAAAGCGGTGGGCGCCCTCACGGGCGGAAACATATCCGTACTCTACTCTCAACGCGGCACCCCGGCGGATATCGATGTGCGGGGGAAGATCCTTTTTATAGAAGACCTCGACGAATACTTATACCACATCGACCGCATGATGATGAATTTTAGCAGAGCCGGCTGGTTCGACGTTATCGCCGGACTCATCGTGGGTGGGCTAACCGACATGAACGACAACACCGTCCCCTTTGGCAAACAAGCCATTGAGATAGTAAGAGAACACGTGTCGGGCCGACCCTTTCCGGTGGCCTTCGGTTTCCCGGCCGGACACGTAGAAGACAATCGACCGCTGATCTTTGGAGCAGAAGTAGAATTGAACGTCACGAGCGGGGGAAGTTTCGTAACTTATTCGGCATGACACACGAGCAAGACTTCGGTAAATGGGGTGAGGACAAGGCCGAGAACTTTTTAAGTCGGTTAGGTTACCGCATCCTCGAACGCAATTGGCGCGGTGCCGAAGGCGAGATCGACATATTGGCGCAGCACGATGAGGAGATCGTGGTGGTTGAAGTGAAAACGCGGGCCGAGCCGGTCGACGGCGACGAGTACATCCGCGATGCACAAGCACATCGCCTGCTCGACGCCGCAGAGGCCTGGATGGAAATGCGAGATAAAGAAGCCGAATTGCGGTGCGATTTGATCTTGGTCATCGGCAATAGCGACAACTACCGCATCAAGCACATTGAGGATGCCTGGAGGGGCGGCCCCAATGAGCTGTGAAAATTCTATTTTTGCGCCTTAACTCCGATCGTTCATGAGCAAGCGCTACACCATAACTTCCGCACTTCCCTATGCCAACGGACCTGTTCACCTTGGTCACTTGGCCGGCGTGTATGTTCCGGCCGACATCTTTAGGCGTTATCTCCGCATGA
The nucleotide sequence above comes from Flavobacteriales bacterium. Encoded proteins:
- a CDS encoding LD-carboxypeptidase, with product MTYHSPPFLRPGDTIGIISTARKLTPKEIEPAIEVIEAWGFNIKKGPHLHKEYHQFSGTDQERAADMQMMLEDPTVKAIYCARGGYGSVRIIDHVRWEVLNEHPKWILGYSDVTALHNHLHTNLGIRSIHAPMPLGFAENTRACLEDVRSTLVGELKTIMADRHSFNREGKAVGALTGGNISVLYSQRGTPADIDVRGKILFIEDLDEYLYHIDRMMMNFSRAGWFDVIAGLIVGGLTDMNDNTVPFGKQAIEIVREHVSGRPFPVAFGFPAGHVEDNRPLIFGAEVELNVTSGGSFVTYSA
- a CDS encoding YraN family protein, encoding MTHEQDFGKWGEDKAENFLSRLGYRILERNWRGAEGEIDILAQHDEEIVVVEVKTRAEPVDGDEYIRDAQAHRLLDAAEAWMEMRDKEAELRCDLILVIGNSDNYRIKHIEDAWRGGPNEL